From Micromonospora echinospora, one genomic window encodes:
- a CDS encoding TraR/DksA family transcriptional regulator, with protein sequence MSIQTSGATQPQWLTALHATLVSQFEEQSARLTQLTADTGDPQQAHTQAALVAATRQSLEQITGALRRIAEGRYEVCEKCGGAIPVERLQALPHARFCVPCQQKHGH encoded by the coding sequence ATGAGCATCCAGACGTCCGGCGCGACCCAGCCGCAGTGGCTGACCGCGCTGCACGCCACGCTGGTCTCCCAGTTCGAGGAGCAGAGCGCCAGACTGACTCAACTGACCGCGGACACCGGTGACCCGCAGCAGGCCCACACCCAGGCGGCCCTGGTGGCGGCCACCCGGCAGAGCCTGGAGCAGATCACCGGCGCGCTGCGACGGATCGCCGAGGGGCGCTACGAGGTGTGCGAGAAGTGCGGCGGGGCGATCCCCGTCGAGCGCCTGCAGGCACTACCGCACGCCCGGTTCTGCGTGCCGTGCCAGCAGAAGCACGGCCACTGA
- a CDS encoding potassium transporter TrkA, producing the protein MDLESTPLPGIGLRHSFVTEEGRRIGVVVHHVGGRRDLVHDDGVDPDSACSLALTRAEAIALARLLGVLDVVEGAGAGCATGGHVRGA; encoded by the coding sequence ATGGACCTCGAGTCGACCCCGCTGCCTGGCATCGGGCTCCGGCATTCGTTCGTCACCGAGGAGGGCCGTCGGATCGGCGTGGTGGTCCACCACGTCGGTGGCCGTCGGGACCTCGTACACGACGACGGCGTCGACCCCGACAGCGCCTGCAGCCTGGCCCTGACCCGCGCCGAGGCGATCGCCCTGGCCCGCCTGCTCGGCGTCCTCGACGTCGTGGAGGGCGCCGGTGCCGGGTGCGCCACCGGCGGGCACGTCCGGGGGGCGTGA
- a CDS encoding MbtH family protein: MEESEDRRWYQVVVNDEEQYSIWPDGSDIPAGWRPVGVSGDRASCLAHIDEVWTDMRPRSLRNWLADRDRVG; this comes from the coding sequence ATGGAAGAATCCGAGGACCGGCGCTGGTACCAGGTCGTCGTCAACGACGAGGAGCAGTACTCGATCTGGCCGGACGGGTCGGACATTCCGGCCGGCTGGCGGCCGGTCGGGGTAAGCGGCGACCGGGCCAGCTGTCTGGCGCACATCGACGAGGTCTGGACCGACATGCGTCCACGCAGCTTGCGGAACTGGCTGGCCGACCGGGACCGGGTCGGCTGA
- a CDS encoding substrate-binding periplasmic protein, translating to MDAVVGRRKRGWTRRTTFALAGVVLLLAVSGCRWPRDAGTTLDDVRGGVLRVGVSEAPPWTRVADDGTVTGAEARLVQRLAERLDARVEWYPGSESTLMAALKDRVLDLVVGGLDAKAPWTKQAALTRPYVTMRTVVAVPDGVAAPPDLAGARVAAPAGTAEIAALRGEDAVPVPVPEVTGREGLPVVVGQWRLAELGLRDGGHDLAKHDHVWAVPLGENGWQVEVERFLLALSHGEVEELLVDAEREEAAA from the coding sequence GTGGACGCGGTGGTGGGACGCCGGAAACGAGGGTGGACGCGGCGGACGACGTTCGCTCTGGCCGGTGTCGTCCTGCTGCTGGCGGTGTCCGGCTGCCGATGGCCGCGGGACGCCGGCACCACGTTGGACGACGTCCGCGGCGGGGTGCTGCGGGTCGGGGTGAGCGAGGCGCCACCCTGGACCCGGGTCGCCGACGACGGCACGGTCACCGGAGCCGAGGCACGGCTGGTGCAGCGCCTGGCGGAACGGCTGGACGCCCGGGTCGAGTGGTACCCGGGTTCGGAGTCCACGCTGATGGCGGCGCTGAAGGACCGGGTCCTCGACCTGGTCGTCGGTGGACTCGACGCGAAGGCGCCCTGGACGAAGCAGGCCGCGCTGACCCGGCCCTACGTCACCATGCGTACGGTCGTGGCGGTGCCCGACGGGGTGGCCGCGCCGCCGGATCTGGCCGGTGCCCGGGTGGCCGCCCCGGCCGGCACCGCCGAGATCGCCGCGTTGCGCGGCGAGGACGCCGTGCCGGTGCCGGTCCCCGAGGTGACCGGCCGGGAGGGGCTGCCGGTGGTCGTCGGCCAGTGGCGACTGGCCGAGCTGGGACTGCGGGACGGCGGACACGACCTCGCCAAGCACGACCACGTGTGGGCGGTGCCGCTGGGCGAGAACGGCTGGCAGGTCGAGGTGGAGCGGTTCCTGCTGGCGCTGTCGCACGGCGAGGTCGAGGAGCTGCTGGTCGACGCCGAGCGGGAGGAGGCGGCGGCGTGA